A stretch of DNA from Hydrogenophaga sp. SL48:
CTACCTCAGCGACCTGCCGTCGCTCGCCGGGCTGCGTTTGCACCACATCGATGAGGGGCCCGCCGATGCGCCCCGCACCTGGCTTTGCCTGCACGGCAACCCGGCCTGGAGCTACCTCTATCGCAAGATGATTCCGTTGTTCACGGCCGCCGGTGACCGGGTGGTCGCGCCGGACCTGATCGGTTTCGGCAAAAGCGACAAACCCAAGAAAGATGGTTTCCATGGCTTTGACTGGCATCGGCGGGTGCTGCTGGAGTTCGTCGAACGCCTGGACCTGAAGAATGTGGTGCTCGTGGTTCAGGATTGGGGGGGCTTGCTCGGTCTGACCCTGCCCATGGCCGCACCCGATCGCTACGACGGCCTGTTGGTGATGAACACCACCCTGGCCACCGGGGACACGCCGTTGTCGCCCGGTTTTCTGGCGTGGCGCGAGATGTGTGCCAAACAACCCGAGTTCGATGTGGCCCGCCTGTTCGCGCGCGGCAACGGGCACATGAGCGCTGCCGAATGTGCCGCCTACAGCGCGCCGTTCCCGGACCGCGGTCATCGCGCCGCCTTGCGTGCCTTCCCGGCCATGGTGCCCGAACAGCCCGCCGACGAGGGGGCGGCGGTGTCGCGAGAGGCGCGGCATTTCTGGCGCGACCAATGGATGGGTCAGACCCTGATGGCGATTGGCCAGCGGGACCCGGTGCTGGGTGAAACGGTGATGCGTGCACTGCAGCGCGACATTCGCGGGTGCGGCGAACCTTTGCTCCTGCCTGAAGCGGGACATTTTGTGCAGGAACACGGCGAACGCATTGCACGCGAAGCCTGTACGTTTTTTGCGCGATGATCCAGCCCATCGCTTTTCAAGTCACTCCATGAGCCACATCTACATTTACTCCCCCTCCAGCGCCGTGCGCGACAAAGCGGCCTTCCGCCGTGGCGTGGCCCGGCTCAAGACCCTGGGCCATGAGGTGGAGATCGACGAGGCCGCGCTGAGCAGCCACATGCGTTTTGCTGGCGACGACGCCACCCGCCTGGCTGCCATTACCCGAGCAGCCGCCAGCGGGGCAGACGTGGCGCTGATCTCGCGTGGCGGTTACGGCCTGACACGCATCCTCCCCGGACTGCCCTACAAGAAAATCGCACAAGCCATCGAGCGCGGTACCCGGTTTGTCGGTCTGAGCGACTTCACCGCCTTGCAGTGCGCGTTGCTGGCCAAGACCGGTGCGGTCACCTGGGCAGGGCCGGCGCTGGGCGAAGACTTCGGCACTGAAGAGACGCCGGACGACATCATGGAAGCCTGTTTCGACGACCTGGTTTGCGGGCAAGGAGAGGGCAGTGGCTGGCAACTGCCGAGATCCGATCTTCCGGCGCTGTCAGCCCGGCAGAAGAATCCATCCGCGGAGGGGCCTGAACTGAGGGTGCGCAACGCCACGCTCTGGGGCGGGAACCTCACGGTGCTCTGTGCATTGGTGGGCACTCCCTGGTTGCCCCAGGTCAAGGGCGGCGTGCTGTTTCTGGAGGACGTCAACGAACACCCGTATCGCATCGAGCGGCAACTGACCCAGTTGCTGCTGGCCGGGGTGCTTGATCAGCAGAAGGCCGTGGTGCTGGGCGCTTTCAACCGCTTCAAGCTGGTGCCTCACGACAAGGGCTTCAAGTTGCAAACGGTGGTGGACTGGCTGCGAACGCAGACCCGAACCCCGGTGCTCACGGGTCTCCCATTTGGCCACGTCGCCACCAAGGTGGTGTTGCCCGTGGGGCAGAAAGTTGAGCTGATGGTGCAGGGCAGGGATGCCCTCTTGTATTGGGGTTGAGGCTTCAGCGCCCCATGCGGTGTGATTCCATCAGGCTTTTGGGAATCAGCCCTTCAAACACAGGCGTCAGTCCCCTCAAAGCGTCCCCCGCTTTGGCTTCGCCGTGCAAGCTGCTGAGCACGGCCATCATCTCGGAACGGGCGAACCACAGCGCGTGTGCGTCGTGAACGTACAGCAACCGGTGCTTGAGGCGCGGGTTCATTTCAGCCCCCTCGGTTCCCAGCGTGGCCAACATGGCCTGCCGAACCGGTTCCAGCGATTCTGGTGAGTGCTTGCGCACCTCCGTGCCCAGCAGAGCGGAGATGCTGTGGCGTAAAGCGGGCTTGATCCAGCGCATTTTGAAACCCTCAACGACGTTTTGTCTATGCACGCAGAATACGCCCTGACGCGGGCTGCACGCAAGGCGCTGAACCTGGGTAAAGTCAAGAAAACAACAGGCAAATCAAGCGTTTAACAAGAGTGTTTAAGATAGTGCCTGCAGTGATTGAGTACCTTGGAGATACATTCCGACACGCATGACGTGCACCGGGTGGTGGCGGTAAGTCCTTTGA
This window harbors:
- the tadA gene encoding tRNA adenosine(34) deaminase TadA produces the protein MNDADYMGLALQEARAAAMAGEVPVGAVVVHHGRVVGVGRNAPISALDPTAHAEIVALRAAAQALGNYRLDDCELFVTLEPCVMCSGAMLHSRLRRVVFGAPDPKTGAAGSVLHLFDEARLNHQTTVQGGVRAEECGALLSGFFRDRREAQRRESHPLRDDALRTPEERFSGLPGYPWAPHYLSDLPSLAGLRLHHIDEGPADAPRTWLCLHGNPAWSYLYRKMIPLFTAAGDRVVAPDLIGFGKSDKPKKDGFHGFDWHRRVLLEFVERLDLKNVVLVVQDWGGLLGLTLPMAAPDRYDGLLVMNTTLATGDTPLSPGFLAWREMCAKQPEFDVARLFARGNGHMSAAECAAYSAPFPDRGHRAALRAFPAMVPEQPADEGAAVSREARHFWRDQWMGQTLMAIGQRDPVLGETVMRALQRDIRGCGEPLLLPEAGHFVQEHGERIAREACTFFAR
- a CDS encoding LD-carboxypeptidase — translated: MSHIYIYSPSSAVRDKAAFRRGVARLKTLGHEVEIDEAALSSHMRFAGDDATRLAAITRAAASGADVALISRGGYGLTRILPGLPYKKIAQAIERGTRFVGLSDFTALQCALLAKTGAVTWAGPALGEDFGTEETPDDIMEACFDDLVCGQGEGSGWQLPRSDLPALSARQKNPSAEGPELRVRNATLWGGNLTVLCALVGTPWLPQVKGGVLFLEDVNEHPYRIERQLTQLLLAGVLDQQKAVVLGAFNRFKLVPHDKGFKLQTVVDWLRTQTRTPVLTGLPFGHVATKVVLPVGQKVELMVQGRDALLYWG